Proteins encoded in a region of the Zea mays cultivar B73 chromosome 4, Zm-B73-REFERENCE-NAM-5.0, whole genome shotgun sequence genome:
- the LOC100193676 gene encoding protein DETOXIFICATION 34 isoform X1 — protein MQGRRDGKQADANKPPYSIASASSGAGRTAAMGGDASTIEGGPLPHLGGRPASRVPDTPLVRTAGDAARMVWDESKRLWGIGLPIGVGMLSMYAISSITQIFIGHLGNLPLAAASIGLSVFATFALGFLLGMGSALETLCGQAFGAGEVAMLGVYLQRSWIILVAACVVMTPVFVFAESLLLLIGQDADVARESARFATYIVPSIYAMGINFAASKFLQAQSKVTVPAWIGFGALLACALLNYLFVSVLGWGLPGAAAAYDIAHWIIALGQVVYIIGWCKDGWKGWSVAAFHEIWPFVRLSLESAVMLCLEVWYMSLITVLTGDLEDAQIAVDSLGICMNINGWEAMIFIGLNAAISVRVSNELGSGRPRAAWNAVMVVVGEALVIGILCMALILIFRDSFSIIFTSDTTLQRAVARIAGLLGLTMVLNSVQPVVSGVAVGGGWQGLVAYINLGCYYIFGLPLGYLLGYKFSFGVGGIWSGMLCGITLQTLILLGVVWRTDWKAEAAQASGRVQKWGGKGTDEVKPLLE, from the exons ATGCAAGGGCGACGAGACGGCAAGCAAGCGGACGCGAACAAACCCCCTTATTCCATAGCGAGCGCGAGCAGCGGCGCCGGGAGGACTGCTGCGATGGGGGGAGACGCCAGCACCATCGAGGGGGGCCCGCTCCCGCATCTCGGCGGCCGGCCGGCCTCCCGCGTGCCCGACACCCCGCTGGTGCGCACGGCGGGGGACGCCGCGCGCATGGTCTGGGACGAGTCCAAGCGCCTCTGGGGCATCGGGCTGCCCATCGGCGTGGGCATGCTGAGCATGTACGCCATCAGCTCCATCACCCAGATATTCATCGGCCACCTCGGCAACCTCCCGCTGGCCGCCGCCTCCATCGGCCTCTCCGTGTTCGCCACCTTCGCGCTCGGCTTCCTCCTCGGCATGGGCAGCGCGCTCGAGACGCTCTGCGGCCAGGCCTTCGGCGCCGGCGAGGTCGCCATGCTCGGCGTCTACCTGCAGCGGTCTTGGATCATCCTCGTCGCCGCCTGCGTCGTCATGACGCCCGTCTTCGTCTTCGCCGAGTCGCTGCTCCTGCTCATCGGCCAGGACGCCGACGTCGCGCGGGAGTCCGCCAGGTTCGCCACCTACATCGTCCCCTCCATCTACGCCATGGGCATCAACTTCGCCGCCAGCAAGTTCCTCCAGGCGCAGAGCAAGGTCACCGTACCCGCCTGGATCGGCTTCGGGGCGCTCCTCGCCTGTGCCCTCCTCAACTACCTGTTCGTCAGCGTGCTCGGCTGgggcctccccggcgccgccgccgcctacgACATCGCGCACTGGATCATCGCGCTCGGCCAGGTCGTCTACATCATCGGATGGTGCAAGGACGGATGGAAAGGATGGTCCGTAGCCGCCTTCCACGAAATCTGGCCATTCGTCAGGCTCTCCCTCGAGTCCGCCGTCATGCTCTGCCTCGAGGTATGGTACATGAGCCTGATCACCGTGCTCACCGGCGACCTGGAGGACGCCCAGATTGCCGTGGACTCACTAGGCATATG CATGAACATAAACGGATGGGAGGCCATGATCTTCATCGGCCTCAATGCCGCTATCAG TGTCCGAGTCTCCAACGAGCTTGGCTCCGGCCGTCCGAGGGCCGCGTGGAACGCCGTCATGGTCGTCGTCGGCGAGGCGCTGGTGATCGGGATTCTGTGCATGGCACTCATCCTCATCTTCAGAGACAGCTTCTCCATCATTTTCACCAGCGACACCACCCTGCAGCGAGCCGTCGCCAGGATCGCCGGCCTGCTCGGCCTCACCATGGTGCTCAACAGCGTGCAGCCCGTGGTTTCAGGGGTCGCGGTTGGGGGCGGATGGCAGGGCCTCGTCGCCTACATCAACCTCGGCTGCTACTATATCTTCGGCCTGCCCCTGGGCTACTTGCTCGGATACAAGTTCAGCTTTGGAGTTGGG GGGATTTGGTCCGGCATGCTTTGTGGTATCACCCTTCAGACGCTCATCTTGCTAGGTGTGGTTTGGAGGACAGATTGGAAAGCAGAG GCCGCACAAGCTTCAGGCCGTGTGCAAAAGTGGGGCGGCAAAGGCACCGATGAAGTCAAGCCTCTCCTGGAATAG
- the LOC100384158 gene encoding uncharacterized protein LOC100384158 (The RefSeq protein has 1 substitution compared to this genomic sequence), whose protein sequence is MMFRIQSARPLALFDFFRSVFFFFFCLLLHRARNRSSNSCVPTHYHLRAEIVALFPRPSALAHRHLPARARLTQLIAMAVAIFPVSCRIYFRHGHAQRAQRVRPLSAWRLGRAHARAGGPASYVLAAASSRPHTLAVTKE, encoded by the coding sequence ATGATGTTCCGAATCCAATCCGCCCGCCCGCTGGCTCTCTTCGATTTCTTccgttttgttttttttttttttttttgcttgctGCTACATCGTGCAAGAAACAGGAGTTCTAACTCGTGCGTACCTACCCACTACCATCTTCGCGCGGAAATCGTTGCACTCTTCCCGCGTCCCTCGGCGCTCGCCCATCGCCATCTTCCCGCTCGCGCGCGCTTGACTCAGCTCATCGCCATGGCCGTCGCCATTTTCCCTGTATCCTGTAGAATTTATTTCCGCCATGGCCACGCCCAGCGAGCTCAGCGCGTCCGCCCGCTCTCGGCTTGGCGCCTTGGCCGCGCGCACGCGCGCGCAGGCGGCCCCGCGTCCTATGTATTGGCCGCAGCTTCCTCTCGTCCGCACACCCTGGCCGTAACAAAAGAATAA
- the LOC100193676 gene encoding Protein DETOXIFICATION 34 encodes MGGDASTIEGGPLPHLGGRPASRVPDTPLVRTAGDAARMVWDESKRLWGIGLPIGVGMLSMYAISSITQIFIGHLGNLPLAAASIGLSVFATFALGFLLGMGSALETLCGQAFGAGEVAMLGVYLQRSWIILVAACVVMTPVFVFAESLLLLIGQDADVARESARFATYIVPSIYAMGINFAASKFLQAQSKVTVPAWIGFGALLACALLNYLFVSVLGWGLPGAAAAYDIAHWIIALGQVVYIIGWCKDGWKGWSVAAFHEIWPFVRLSLESAVMLCLEVWYMSLITVLTGDLEDAQIAVDSLGICMNINGWEAMIFIGLNAAISVRVSNELGSGRPRAAWNAVMVVVGEALVIGILCMALILIFRDSFSIIFTSDTTLQRAVARIAGLLGLTMVLNSVQPVVSGVAVGGGWQGLVAYINLGCYYIFGLPLGYLLGYKFSFGVGVIKLSQLHAVCSQKSCRMNETRIISQRKILVVNYIPSHFSFIAGDLVRHALWYHPSDAHLARCGLEDRLESRGRTSFRPCAKVGRQRHR; translated from the exons ATGGGGGGAGACGCCAGCACCATCGAGGGGGGCCCGCTCCCGCATCTCGGCGGCCGGCCGGCCTCCCGCGTGCCCGACACCCCGCTGGTGCGCACGGCGGGGGACGCCGCGCGCATGGTCTGGGACGAGTCCAAGCGCCTCTGGGGCATCGGGCTGCCCATCGGCGTGGGCATGCTGAGCATGTACGCCATCAGCTCCATCACCCAGATATTCATCGGCCACCTCGGCAACCTCCCGCTGGCCGCCGCCTCCATCGGCCTCTCCGTGTTCGCCACCTTCGCGCTCGGCTTCCTCCTCGGCATGGGCAGCGCGCTCGAGACGCTCTGCGGCCAGGCCTTCGGCGCCGGCGAGGTCGCCATGCTCGGCGTCTACCTGCAGCGGTCTTGGATCATCCTCGTCGCCGCCTGCGTCGTCATGACGCCCGTCTTCGTCTTCGCCGAGTCGCTGCTCCTGCTCATCGGCCAGGACGCCGACGTCGCGCGGGAGTCCGCCAGGTTCGCCACCTACATCGTCCCCTCCATCTACGCCATGGGCATCAACTTCGCCGCCAGCAAGTTCCTCCAGGCGCAGAGCAAGGTCACCGTACCCGCCTGGATCGGCTTCGGGGCGCTCCTCGCCTGTGCCCTCCTCAACTACCTGTTCGTCAGCGTGCTCGGCTGgggcctccccggcgccgccgccgcctacgACATCGCGCACTGGATCATCGCGCTCGGCCAGGTCGTCTACATCATCGGATGGTGCAAGGACGGATGGAAAGGATGGTCCGTAGCCGCCTTCCACGAAATCTGGCCATTCGTCAGGCTCTCCCTCGAGTCCGCCGTCATGCTCTGCCTCGAGGTATGGTACATGAGCCTGATCACCGTGCTCACCGGCGACCTGGAGGACGCCCAGATTGCCGTGGACTCACTAGGCATATG CATGAACATAAACGGATGGGAGGCCATGATCTTCATCGGCCTCAATGCCGCTATCAG TGTCCGAGTCTCCAACGAGCTTGGCTCCGGCCGTCCGAGGGCCGCGTGGAACGCCGTCATGGTCGTCGTCGGCGAGGCGCTGGTGATCGGGATTCTGTGCATGGCACTCATCCTCATCTTCAGAGACAGCTTCTCCATCATTTTCACCAGCGACACCACCCTGCAGCGAGCCGTCGCCAGGATCGCCGGCCTGCTCGGCCTCACCATGGTGCTCAACAGCGTGCAGCCCGTGGTTTCAGGGGTCGCGGTTGGGGGCGGATGGCAGGGCCTCGTCGCCTACATCAACCTCGGCTGCTACTATATCTTCGGCCTGCCCCTGGGCTACTTGCTCGGATACAAGTTCAGCTTTGGAGTTGGGGTAATTAAACTCTCGCAGCTGCATGCTGTATGCAGTCAGAAAAGCTGCCGCATGAACGAAACACGCATAATTAGCCAAAGAAAAATCCTTGTAGTGAATTATATTCCCTCACATTTTAGTTTTATCGCAGGGGATTTGGTCCGGCATGCTTTGTGGTATCACCCTTCAGACGCTCATCTTGCTAGGTGTGGTTTGGAGGACAGATTGGAAAGCAGAG GCCGCACAAGCTTCAGGCCGTGTGCAAAAGTGGGGCGGCAAAGGCACCGATGA